The DNA sequence TGATTTCCTATCTGATCAGCATCCCCATCGCTTTGGGTATACTGAACCTGATGATGAGGTTTTTCACGGAGGAATACGGCGTCATCCTACCGCTACAGTACAGACCTATTTTTCTGCTGCAGACATTGGTGATCTTGATCCTCATCTTCTTCGCCGGCACCTACATAAGCAGGCGGAAAATCGCTAAAATCCCGCTTCAGGAAGTACTCAAATCCTATCAGGAATAAGCGTGGCCTGAAGCTTTTCGTTAGTCGCTTACCCACTCCTGTAGTAATATATTAGAAAAGCTGAACGGCTCATTTAAATATTCAACTCGGGAAGTGATACTGTGGAAAAAAAAAAGAGAAAGAAAGTCATCAGCCTCGCACTGATCGGCATCATCATGACGGGGGTGGTCACGCTCGGCCTGCTCACAAAGAACGGCAAGATCGAACGGGTGGCTTTTGCTGAAGAAACGAACACAGAAGCCAGCCTCGGCTCATTGGATGAACTAATGGAGGGACTGTCCGACTATCCCGAACTGTACCGAGCGGCCTTTGAAGAGGATGGCATCGATCCGGAAGAGAACATCTTCATCATCCCGGGAATGGATGCCACTCTGACGCTCCATCATGAACACGAAGAGGAAGAAATCTGCACAACGATGACGCCGCAAGGGTTGGCCGTCAACAAAGATTACCTGTTCATATCGGCTTATTGCCAGACCAAAGAACACAATTCCGTCATCTATGTGCTGGACAAGAAGAGTGGATCCTTCATCAAGGAAATTGTCCTGGACGGCATCCCTCATGCAGGTGGCCTCGCCTACGACAACAACCATGAGCTGCTCTGGGTCAGCTCGGAAAAAGGCGACACCGCGCAGGTCATCACTCTGTCTTTGAAGGACATTGAAGCCTATGACTTCACGGATTCCGCTGAACCGATTGCCTATACGGACAGCATCGAACTGCCTGAAATCAAACGGGCTTCAACCATCACGGTCCACGGCGATGACCTCTACGTGGCGCATTTCGATGACGAAGAGACGAGTGTCATGCACCGCTACCTGATTTCCACAACAGCAAACGATAAAGGAGAGGAAGTCCATGCGCTCGATACCGGAAAAAGTACGGAAGAAGCTTCTCCTGACGATGTCGATAAGATAGGCAAAGAGATCCAAGGACTGGCTTTTTATCAGGAAAAACTAATGCTGTCACGCTCTTCTGGCAGAAAACATGACTCAACCCTACTTTCCTTTGATCGTCTTAAGGAGAATGAGGACTTCACGGATAAAAATGCGAATACCGAAATCACGATGCCTTCTTACATGGAACAGGTCGTCGTGGATGGAAAGCACCTCTACATACTCTTCGAATCTGGGGCGTATGCTTATCGCGACCATGGCAACCCGAGCATCGACCGGGTGCTGCGGGTGGAAGTCGACACATTGTTCGCGGAATGAACAAACAGGAGGTTATCCCGCTTGCGGGACTGCCTCCTGTTTGTTTGAGGTTTGGTGCTTGGTATTTGTGCTTCGTTGTGGTCGATGCGTTCATTTTGTTCATGGCGGAAAAATGTTTTCTTCGTTGTCCGATATCCGCATAGAATCGGACAACCCGAGCGCTAATGCTTCACTCATTGTCCGATATCCGCACAGTATCGGACAACCCGAACGCTAATGCTCTGCTCCTTGTCCGATATCCGCGTAGAATCGGACAACCCATGATCCCAAGCTTCAGTCCACATGATCAGTCAGCTCGATGCGTTGGTCTCCCTCCAACAATTCCCTAACGATTTCCATGTAACGCTTGGAGATCGCGCTGAGCGGCCGCACTTTTGAATAGATGAAGCCGATCGTATTTTTTTGATCGACATCCATCGGCACCACGACAATGTGGTCCTGCGTGTTCGATTTCAGGAGACCTGAACCGACCAAGTAGCCATTCGTCACAGACAACAGATTCAACACGGTCGCGCGGTCGCTTGCGCTGATCCGTTGGACATTCTGGTCGACCTGGATCGATTCCTCCATCAGCTGTAGCGTGCTGTTTTTGCTTTGATCGAAGGAAATGACGGGGTACGGATGGAGTTCCTCCTGCGTTATTCTCTCCTTCTTCGCCAACGGATGGAACTCGCTGAGGAATACATGCGGTTGGAACGCGATCAGCGGATCGAATTTCAGGTCGAATGCTTCGAGATACTGTTTGATGACCTTCCCGTTGAAATCGTTCAGATAGATGAAGCCGACTTCACTGACGGCATCCCGCACGTCCTCCATCACTTTCGAGGTACTCGTCTCCAGGAAACGGAAATTCAGTGATTCTTCTTTTTTTTCCGAAACCAGTCGGGCAAAGCCTTCCGAGGCAAAATCATAGTGCTGGCTCGAAACCGAAAACAGTCTCCTGTTTTCGGTTGCAGACAGGTATCGATAATCCAACTGGTCCGCTTGGGCCACGATCTGATCGGCGAACTCCAGGAGCATAGCCCCCTCTTTGGTTATCTCGATACCTTTTTTGGAACGCTCGAAGATCTGGATGCCATATTCTTCCTCCAGATCTTTGATGCTTGACGACAGACTGGACTGCGCCATATATAATTGCCTTGCGGCCTCCCGAAAAGTGCCGTATTTCGCCACTGTTATGACATATCGCAATTGCTGCAGATTCATATTTTTGCCACCTCACTCTATTTTCCGATGGGTTACCATCAATTCCACAAAAAAAGTGCATGCGCGTCAACAAAACACACATGCACGAGTATTCATCATCATTTCAGCGCTTCACTTGGATGCGGATGCATAATCTGCCCCCTGATCCCCTTTACAGAGCGACCAAACTCACTCGGTTGTGGAGATCAAAAGATGATAAGAATATTCCTGCATGTTTCTTACATCCGCACATACAACACATCATCTTCTGCATGGTTCTGCCTCCCCTTCTTTTCCTCATCGCTTTCTAATAAGATAGCGATTTTCCCGGCGTCTGTCAATCATTTTAACTTGTTTGGCCTTAAATGAACTTTCCCGTCACCGAATTTTTGTCTTTCCGGATGTCCGATGGCGTTCCTTCCGCAATGATCCTACCGCCGGCATCCCCGCCTCCTGGACCAAGGTCGATGATCCAATCAGCCGCTCCGATGATCTGCTGATTGTGTTCCACAACGACCACCGTGCTGCCGGACTCAACCATCCGATCCAACAACTTCAGGAACTTTTCCACATCGAGCGGATGCAGACCGGTAGTCGGTTCATCGATCAGATAGAGATTCTTTTTCCCCCGATTTGCGAGGAGTTCCACTGCCAATTTGAGCCGTTGCGCTTCACCTCCGGACAAAGTCGTAGTTGTCTGGCCGAGCTCGAGGTAGCCGAGACCGACATCCTGCAGAAGATTCAGGATGGCACTGATTTTTGGGGAATCCGCAAACAGTTCTGCGCCTTCCTCAACCGACAATCCCAGCACTGCGGTGATAGAATGGCCGCGATAGGTCACGGACAGGACCTCGTCCTTGAAGCGTTTGCCCGAACATACAGGGCAAGGAACTTCCTGATCTTCAAAAAACAACAGGTTATTTGTGACGACCCCCAAGCCTTCACAATTATCGCAGCGTCCCCCTTTCACATTGAAGGAAAAGTGATTGGCGGTTATTCCCTTTTCGATGGCAGTCTGCTGTTGGCCGAAGATTTTCCGGATTTCCGTATAGGCATCCGAATAGGTCGCAACATTCGAACGCTTCATCCGGGTGAGGGGTGCCTGTTCCACAATGACGATCCGGTCGAATGAGCCGGTTCCGTTCACCTGATTCGGTTTCTCCGGCTGGTCCGTATCCCCTTTCGCCAGCACATCGAACACGAGCGTCGATTTTCCGGACCCCGATACGCCGGTGACACAGATGAGACAGCCGATAGGGAAACGGACTGTCAGATTCCGGAGGTTATGCTTGTCCGCTTGGCTCACCTCGATGAAATCACCGGATCCTTTGCGGAAAAATTTGCGCGGTTCCGACTTGCTGTTCAGGTAGGCACCGGTGACGGATGTCGCTTGTTCCTTGATTTGCTGCAGCGTTCCCGAGCCGATGACTTCGCCCCCGTATTTCCCGGCTCCCGGACCGATATCAATCAGGTAGTCCGCAGCCGCCATGACAGCTGTATCATGTTCGATGACGAGGACCGTATTGCCTTTATCCCTCAGCGACCGCAGGACCGTCAGGAGCCCTTCTGTATCTTTTGGATGCAGGCTGATTGTCGGTTCATCCAGGATGTAGATGACCCCCGTGAGATCCGAATCAAGGACAGCTGCCAACCGCAGACGTTGCGCTTCACCTCCCGACAGCGTCATCGTCTGCCTGTCGAGCGACAGGTAGCCCAATCCCAATTTCAGGATCCGTTTCAGTTTGGTCTTCAAATCTGTGACATAGACACCCACCAACAGTTGTTCCGAATGTTTCAGATTTTCTTCGAGCTTGCTGAGCCAATCCATAAGACCAGTCAATGATGAACTGGACAGTTCCGGCAAGCGCGTTCCTTTCACAGTCACGCTCCTGCTCAGCTCGTTCAGTCGTTCGCCATGGCATTCCGGGCAAATAACCGATTCAAAGTAGGCTTCCTGGAATTTGGAAGCCCCTTTTTTGTCCGCAATTCTGCGCCAAAGGTTCGGCAGGACCCCTTCATAGCGGCCTTCGGCAATCGTCCGGGGCGCCTGCACATCCGGGAACAACTGATGCATCTCTTCACTTTCGGCCCCATGCAGCAACAGCACGCGCTGCGTCGGCGTAAAGTCCTTCACCGGCGTGTTTATTTTTAGCGGGATCCCGTAATGGTCACTAGCGGCAACCAGCGACTCCAGCTGGTAATCCCTGTAGCGTTTTTCCCAAAAAACGACCGCTCCCTCTTCAAGCGCCAGTTCTTCACGGAGCACCCGCTTCTCATCGATCGTCAGCACTTCCCCCATGCCCTGGCAAGTTGCGCAGGCACCTTCTCTGGTGTTGTAGGAAAAATGGGTGCGGGTCAGCTTCTCCATCCGGTGATTACAGTGAGGACAATACTGGAACACCTTGAGCTCATCGGCGGTCTTTTCGGTTTCCTCGCGGCACTCTGCCGAACTGAATTCCTTCCCGCAAGCCGGGCAGTCCCTCGTGCTCAATTTCTCAAACAGCATCCGCAGATCGGTATAGATGTCCGTAACCGTTCCCACAGTCGAACGCGGATTTTTATTGTAGGCTTGCTGCTGGATTTGGATAGCGGGAGACACATTGCGGATCGCATCGATGTTCGGTTTACGGATCCCTTGGTAGCCGATTGCCTCCAGATATTGGCGCTGGCATTCCTGATAGAGCACATCCATCGCCAGCGTCGTTTTCCCGGAACCGGATACCCCTGTGAGGACGATCCATTTGTTCCTGGGAAAGTCCACTGTGATGTTCTTCAGATTGCCTTCCTTGGCGCCGATGATGCTGATATGGTCCATGCCTGCTCCCTCGCTTCCTTTTGGTTCTTCTGTTTTAATTATATGCCACTTGCTGCGTTTTTGTCCTGATTATGCGGGATGGATGCCCGGTTTTCTGTTATACTTCAGAAGAGACAACCGCTACAATCAAGCGGCGAACAGAGTCAGGAGCGAATCAGATGAAAAAAACAAACCAAAAGAAACCCATCACTAATAAACGCAATCGCCAGGACAAGGCGATAGGACCCCAAAAAAGCCCGTCCACCAAAGGGGTTACGCAATATCCCGTGACCGAACCAAGCGAATTGTTGCCATTTTTGCTGCAGATCCTCAGCAAGCAAAGCCGCAATTCGGTCAAATCGATTCTTACCCGCGGACAAGTGACTGTCGACGGCAAGGCCATCACCAAACAC is a window from the Trichococcus shcherbakoviae genome containing:
- a CDS encoding LysR family transcriptional regulator, coding for MNLQQLRYVITVAKYGTFREAARQLYMAQSSLSSSIKDLEEEYGIQIFERSKKGIEITKEGAMLLEFADQIVAQADQLDYRYLSATENRRLFSVSSQHYDFASEGFARLVSEKKEESLNFRFLETSTSKVMEDVRDAVSEVGFIYLNDFNGKVIKQYLEAFDLKFDPLIAFQPHVFLSEFHPLAKKERITQEELHPYPVISFDQSKNSTLQLMEESIQVDQNVQRISASDRATVLNLLSVTNGYLVGSGLLKSNTQDHIVVVPMDVDQKNTIGFIYSKVRPLSAISKRYMEIVRELLEGDQRIELTDHVD
- a CDS encoding excinuclease ABC subunit UvrA, with translation MDHISIIGAKEGNLKNITVDFPRNKWIVLTGVSGSGKTTLAMDVLYQECQRQYLEAIGYQGIRKPNIDAIRNVSPAIQIQQQAYNKNPRSTVGTVTDIYTDLRMLFEKLSTRDCPACGKEFSSAECREETEKTADELKVFQYCPHCNHRMEKLTRTHFSYNTREGACATCQGMGEVLTIDEKRVLREELALEEGAVVFWEKRYRDYQLESLVAASDHYGIPLKINTPVKDFTPTQRVLLLHGAESEEMHQLFPDVQAPRTIAEGRYEGVLPNLWRRIADKKGASKFQEAYFESVICPECHGERLNELSRSVTVKGTRLPELSSSSLTGLMDWLSKLEENLKHSEQLLVGVYVTDLKTKLKRILKLGLGYLSLDRQTMTLSGGEAQRLRLAAVLDSDLTGVIYILDEPTISLHPKDTEGLLTVLRSLRDKGNTVLVIEHDTAVMAAADYLIDIGPGAGKYGGEVIGSGTLQQIKEQATSVTGAYLNSKSEPRKFFRKGSGDFIEVSQADKHNLRNLTVRFPIGCLICVTGVSGSGKSTLVFDVLAKGDTDQPEKPNQVNGTGSFDRIVIVEQAPLTRMKRSNVATYSDAYTEIRKIFGQQQTAIEKGITANHFSFNVKGGRCDNCEGLGVVTNNLLFFEDQEVPCPVCSGKRFKDEVLSVTYRGHSITAVLGLSVEEGAELFADSPKISAILNLLQDVGLGYLELGQTTTTLSGGEAQRLKLAVELLANRGKKNLYLIDEPTTGLHPLDVEKFLKLLDRMVESGSTVVVVEHNQQIIGAADWIIDLGPGGGDAGGRIIAEGTPSDIRKDKNSVTGKFI